The proteins below are encoded in one region of Paenarthrobacter ilicis:
- a CDS encoding substrate-binding domain-containing protein, whose amino-acid sequence MAASTLSEVARLAGVSLATASRVLNGSSRKPAEGIAERVREAADKLGYVPNAQAQALAKSSSGLIGLIVHDIADPYFSAIARGVQEAARQQNRMVLLASTSGDPADEREAVAAFAARRADSIVIAGSRSERAEDQQGNALLAAELDRYCRNGGHVGVLGHPVVGASATEGYHVVKVPNEELASGLASELAASHDGDFLIVAGPEGLYTSDDRVRGFQRGLADAGRPAAEVVRTGFNRAGGYEAGKALAARITSSKRRLCIFAVNDVMAIGVTAALRPEGVWIPRDATIAGFDDIETLRDFRPALSTVHLPLEDLGRLAAGDPDTPPMSGTVKLRRSTEAPVESQA is encoded by the coding sequence GTGGCCGCCAGCACACTCAGTGAAGTAGCCCGTTTGGCAGGAGTTTCCCTGGCCACGGCGTCCAGGGTCCTCAACGGGTCCTCCCGAAAGCCGGCCGAAGGCATTGCCGAGCGGGTACGGGAGGCAGCCGACAAGCTCGGCTATGTGCCCAATGCCCAAGCCCAAGCCTTGGCAAAGTCCAGCTCCGGGCTCATCGGCCTGATTGTCCACGACATCGCCGATCCCTACTTCTCCGCGATAGCACGTGGCGTGCAGGAAGCTGCCCGCCAGCAAAACCGGATGGTGCTCTTGGCCTCCACGTCAGGCGATCCGGCGGATGAGCGGGAAGCTGTTGCGGCTTTCGCGGCCCGCCGTGCAGACTCCATTGTGATTGCCGGATCCCGTTCAGAACGCGCGGAGGATCAGCAAGGAAACGCCCTCCTGGCCGCGGAACTGGACCGGTACTGCCGCAACGGCGGGCATGTGGGCGTGCTTGGCCACCCGGTTGTAGGTGCGTCCGCAACCGAGGGGTACCACGTGGTGAAGGTTCCCAACGAGGAACTCGCTTCCGGTCTTGCCTCTGAGTTGGCCGCCTCCCACGATGGCGATTTCCTGATCGTTGCCGGGCCTGAGGGCTTGTATACCTCCGATGACAGGGTCCGGGGGTTCCAGCGCGGGCTCGCAGATGCCGGACGTCCAGCGGCTGAGGTGGTCCGGACCGGCTTCAACCGGGCCGGAGGTTACGAAGCCGGCAAGGCCCTTGCCGCGCGGATCACGTCGTCCAAGCGGCGGCTTTGCATCTTTGCCGTCAATGATGTGATGGCCATAGGAGTCACAGCGGCATTGCGTCCGGAAGGCGTGTGGATTCCCCGCGACGCCACCATCGCTGGCTTTGACGACATTGAAACGCTCCGGGACTTCCGCCCGGCATTGTCCACGGTGCACCTTCCCCTGGAGGACCTGGGCCGGCTCGCAGCGGGTGATCCGGACACTCCACCAATGAGCGGCACGGTCAAGCTCCGCCGCAGTACGGAAGCCCCGGTGGAATCGCAGGCATGA
- a CDS encoding Gfo/Idh/MocA family protein, which produces MGFETKTIRIAMNGITGRMGYRQHLLRSILPIRDAGGFTLEDGTKVQVEPILVGRNEAKIRELAELHKVSEWTTDLDAVIADPTVDIIFDASMTSLRAATLKKAMRAGKHIFTEKPTAETLEEAIELAQIGKDAGVTAGVVHDKLYLPGLVKLRRLVDEGFFGRILSIRGEFGYWVFEGDVQAAQRPSWNYRKEDGGGMTTDMFCHWNYVLEGIIGKVKSVNAKTATHIPARWDEAGKEYKATADDASYGIFELETPGGDDVIGQINSSWAVRVYRDELVEFQIDGTHGSAVAGLNKCVAQQRAHTPKPVWNPDLPVTESFRSQWQEVPANAELDNGFKLQWEEFLRDVVAGREHRFGLLSAARGVQLAELGLQSSAERRTIDIPEITL; this is translated from the coding sequence ATGGGCTTCGAAACAAAGACGATCCGCATCGCCATGAACGGCATCACCGGCCGTATGGGCTACCGCCAGCACTTGCTGCGGTCCATCCTGCCCATCCGCGATGCCGGTGGCTTCACGCTGGAAGATGGCACCAAGGTTCAGGTTGAACCGATCCTGGTGGGCCGCAACGAAGCCAAGATCCGCGAACTCGCCGAGCTCCACAAGGTCTCCGAATGGACCACCGACCTGGACGCCGTCATCGCCGATCCCACCGTTGACATCATCTTCGACGCTTCCATGACCAGCCTCCGCGCCGCCACATTGAAGAAGGCCATGCGCGCCGGCAAGCACATCTTCACCGAGAAGCCCACGGCCGAGACCCTGGAAGAGGCAATCGAGCTCGCGCAGATCGGCAAGGACGCCGGCGTCACCGCAGGCGTTGTGCACGACAAGCTGTACCTCCCCGGCCTGGTCAAGCTCCGCCGCCTGGTGGACGAAGGCTTCTTTGGCCGCATCCTGTCCATCCGCGGCGAGTTCGGCTACTGGGTCTTCGAAGGCGACGTCCAGGCTGCACAGCGCCCCTCCTGGAACTACCGCAAGGAAGACGGCGGCGGAATGACCACTGACATGTTCTGCCACTGGAACTACGTCCTTGAAGGCATCATCGGCAAGGTCAAGAGCGTCAACGCCAAGACCGCCACGCACATCCCCGCACGTTGGGACGAGGCCGGCAAGGAATACAAGGCCACCGCGGACGACGCTTCCTACGGCATCTTCGAACTCGAAACCCCTGGCGGCGACGACGTCATCGGCCAGATCAACTCTTCCTGGGCCGTTCGCGTCTACCGCGACGAACTGGTTGAGTTCCAGATCGACGGCACGCACGGTTCCGCCGTCGCCGGTTTGAACAAGTGCGTTGCGCAGCAGCGCGCCCACACCCCCAAGCCTGTTTGGAACCCGGACCTGCCCGTCACGGAATCCTTCCGCAGCCAGTGGCAGGAAGTTCCCGCCAACGCTGAACTGGACAACGGCTTCAAGCTGCAGTGGGAAGAGTTCCTGCGCGACGTCGTCGCCGGCCGCGAGCACCGCTTCGGCCTGCTTTCCGCAGCCCGTGGTGTGCAGTTGGCCGAGCTCGGCCTGCAGTCCTCGGCTGAACGCCGCACCATCGACATCCCGGAGATCACCCTCTAA
- a CDS encoding dihydrodipicolinate synthase family protein — MTSLILPTNDGGTREYRLQAATSWARPTAPLTARRAYAAAHVIPEVSADNTPGAPAQLDWDATLAYRHELWSYGLGVADAMDTAQRGMGLDWAATQQLIKRTGTEAASVVAAGNAAIAGKSVRDLVSCGAGTDQLDIATLPSGAAGIQAVIDAYREQIAVVSEAGPKVILMASRALAKVANGADDYLHVYSTLLHEVDQPVILHWLGTMFDPALAGYWGSDDVSVATETFLSLIREHSDKVDGVKVSLLDASHEVALRAALPSGVRLYTGDDFNYPELIDGDQTHHSDALLGIFAAIYPAASAALQKYDAGQGAEGRAILDSTRELGKHIFSAPTFYYKTGIAFMSWLNGKQPGFQMVGGLHSGRSVLHLAKTFELADQAGLLKDPSLAAFRMSDFLRINGVGA, encoded by the coding sequence ATGACGTCACTGATTCTTCCCACTAACGACGGCGGCACCCGCGAGTACCGCCTTCAGGCGGCCACATCGTGGGCCAGGCCGACTGCTCCCTTGACGGCCCGCCGCGCCTATGCCGCAGCGCACGTCATCCCTGAGGTTTCCGCGGACAACACCCCCGGCGCCCCGGCCCAGCTCGACTGGGACGCCACCCTGGCGTACCGGCACGAGCTGTGGTCCTATGGCTTGGGCGTTGCCGATGCCATGGACACCGCACAGCGCGGCATGGGCCTGGATTGGGCCGCGACCCAGCAGCTCATCAAGCGGACCGGCACCGAGGCCGCTTCCGTCGTGGCAGCGGGCAACGCCGCCATCGCCGGAAAGTCCGTCCGGGACCTCGTGTCCTGCGGCGCCGGCACGGACCAGCTGGACATCGCCACCCTCCCTTCCGGGGCCGCAGGAATCCAGGCTGTCATCGACGCCTACCGCGAGCAGATCGCGGTGGTCAGCGAGGCCGGTCCCAAGGTCATCCTCATGGCATCCCGCGCCCTGGCCAAGGTTGCCAACGGCGCCGACGACTACCTGCACGTCTACTCGACACTCCTGCACGAAGTTGACCAGCCCGTCATCCTGCACTGGCTCGGCACCATGTTTGACCCCGCACTGGCAGGCTACTGGGGCTCCGACGACGTCTCTGTGGCCACCGAAACGTTCCTCAGCCTGATCCGCGAACACTCGGACAAGGTTGACGGCGTAAAGGTTTCGCTGCTGGACGCCTCGCACGAGGTAGCCCTCCGCGCGGCCCTGCCTTCCGGTGTGCGCTTGTACACCGGGGACGACTTCAACTACCCGGAACTGATCGACGGCGACCAGACGCACCACTCGGACGCCCTGTTGGGCATCTTCGCTGCGATCTACCCGGCCGCTTCAGCTGCTTTGCAGAAGTACGACGCCGGCCAGGGCGCCGAAGGGCGCGCCATCCTGGACTCCACCCGCGAGCTCGGAAAGCACATCTTCAGCGCACCCACGTTCTACTACAAGACCGGGATCGCGTTCATGTCCTGGCTCAACGGCAAGCAGCCCGGTTTCCAGATGGTGGGTGGCCTCCACTCGGGCCGATCGGTCCTGCACTTGGCCAAGACCTTCGAACTGGCAGACCAGGCGGGCTTGCTGAAGGATCCCTCGCTGGCGGCGTTCCGCATGTCCGACTTCCTGCGGATCAACGGAGTAGGCGCATGA